The Vicingus serpentipes genome includes the window GTCTTAAGTTGTTTTGTTGAAGCCAATTCTAATTCCTCTACTTTATCTTCATACTTCACTTTCTTTTCTTTAAAGTTCTTCAGGTATTTTCTTTTAGAAAAAGAACCCAAAACATCACTCTCTGAGCTACACGAAACTAAAAATAAACTGGCAACAAAAATTGCTACAGTTGCTAAAATCATTTTTTTCATATTTAATATGGTTTTATAAGTTTATCCAAACTTAATCCTCTTTCTATCAAAAAATATAGACACTTCTTTTATCTTATCAACAAAAACAACTTAAAAAAATTTACTTTTGCGGCATTATGAGTTTAACAGAAGAAATAAACAAGAGAAGAACCTTTGGCATCATTTCTCACCCTGATGCAGGTAAAACAACTTTAACTGAAAAACTGCTACTTTTTGGTGGTGCAATTCAGTCAGCAGGTGCTGTAAAATCTAATAAGATTAAAAAAACAGCTACTTCTGATTTTATGGAAATTGAAAAGCAAAGAGGTATTTCTGTTGCAACCTCTGTTATGGCTTTTAATTACAAAGGCACTAAAATAAATATATTAGATACTCCTGGACATAAAGATTTTGCTGAAGATACCTATAGGACTCTAACTGCTGTAGATAGTGTAATATTAGTAATTGATTGTGCTAATGGTGTTGAAGCTCAAACAAAAAAATTAATGGAAGTTTGTAGAATGCGTAACACTCCTGTTATTGTATTCATTAACAAAATGGACCGTGAAGGACAAGACCCATTTGATTTGCTTGACGAAATTGAAGATATTCTAAAAATAAAAGTACGTCCACTAAGTTGGCCAATAGGAATTGGAGCAACTTTTAAAGGGGTTTACAATATGTTTGAAAAACACCTAAACCTTTTTGATGCAAGCAAAACTAAACTAGCTCGTGATATTGTATCAATATCAGATTTAAATGATAGCGCTCTAGACACACAAATCGGAGAAACTCCAGCTAATAAACTTAGAGAAGATATTGAATTAATTGAAGGTGTTTATGAAGAGTTTAATGAACAACAATACCTAGACGGAACATTAGCTCCTGTATTCTTTGGTAGTGCTTTAAATAATTTTGGTGTACAAGAATTGTTGGATGCATTTATAAAAATTGCTCCTTTTCCAAGAAGTAGAACTACAGATGTTAGAGAAATAGCTCCAACAGAAGATAACTTTTCAGGTTTTGTATTTAAAATACATGCTAACTTAGACCCTAATCACAGAGATAGAATTGCATTCTTACGTATTTGCTCTGGAAAATTTGAGCGAAATAAATTTTATCAGCACATTAGAAATAATAAAAAACTAAAGTTCAGTAACCCAACCAGCTTTATGGCTCAAGACAAAAGTGTAATTGACGAAGCTTTTCCTGGAG containing:
- a CDS encoding peptide chain release factor 3, coding for MSLTEEINKRRTFGIISHPDAGKTTLTEKLLLFGGAIQSAGAVKSNKIKKTATSDFMEIEKQRGISVATSVMAFNYKGTKINILDTPGHKDFAEDTYRTLTAVDSVILVIDCANGVEAQTKKLMEVCRMRNTPVIVFINKMDREGQDPFDLLDEIEDILKIKVRPLSWPIGIGATFKGVYNMFEKHLNLFDASKTKLARDIVSISDLNDSALDTQIGETPANKLREDIELIEGVYEEFNEQQYLDGTLAPVFFGSALNNFGVQELLDAFIKIAPFPRSRTTDVREIAPTEDNFSGFVFKIHANLDPNHRDRIAFLRICSGKFERNKFYQHIRNNKKLKFSNPTSFMAQDKSVIDEAFPGDVIGLYDSGNFKIGDTLTEGEIMNFQGIPSFSPEIFKELINKDPMKSKQLEKGINQLTDEGVAQLFTQQPGNRKIIGTVGELQFEVIQYRLKHEYGASADFMAKNFYKACWMTSDDDSKIEDFVKRKAQYIAEDKDGNLVFLAQTQFLLQSAQADYPEITFHTTSEFKRETV